The Gilliamella apicola genome window below encodes:
- the uxaC gene encoding glucuronate isomerase has product MRFLTEDFLLDTEFSRQLYHNYAAQQPIFDYHCHLPPEQIAQDYQFKNLYDIWLKGDHYKWRAMRTNGVPEKFCTGTEVNDFEKFKAWAETVPHTIGNPLYHWTHLELRRPFGIDDILLSPTTAETIWNKCNAMLETKEFTARSIMKKMNVKMVGTTDDPIDDLVHHKTIAQDSSFDIKVLPSWRPDKAFNIDSEFFVSYIEKLSAVSDINILSFHQLCQALAKRMDHFAAHGCKVSDHALDTVVYEEATEKELDAILTKRLTGANLTSKEVAQFKTAVIIYLGSEYNKRGWVQQYHIGALRNNNSRMFNLMGPDVGFDSINDSPIAQPLSRLLDAQAKQNALPKTILYCLNPSDNEILGTMIGNFQGEGIQGKMQFGSGWWFNDQKDGMIRQMTQLAQLGLLSRFVGMLTDSRSFLSYTRHEYFRRILCRMIGRWVEDGEAPRDIELLGQMVKNISFDNAKNYFGIELN; this is encoded by the coding sequence CACTTACCACCAGAACAAATTGCACAAGATTATCAATTTAAAAATTTGTACGACATCTGGTTAAAAGGCGATCACTACAAATGGCGTGCCATGCGTACTAATGGTGTGCCGGAGAAATTTTGTACTGGCACCGAGGTAAATGATTTTGAAAAATTCAAAGCTTGGGCCGAAACTGTGCCTCATACAATCGGTAATCCACTTTATCATTGGACTCACTTAGAGTTACGTAGACCATTTGGCATCGATGATATTTTGTTGTCACCAACCACCGCTGAAACCATTTGGAACAAATGTAATGCAATGCTTGAAACTAAAGAATTTACTGCACGTAGCATTATGAAAAAAATGAACGTAAAAATGGTCGGCACAACTGATGATCCAATTGATGATTTGGTTCACCATAAAACCATTGCTCAAGATAGTTCATTTGATATTAAAGTTTTACCAAGTTGGCGACCAGATAAAGCGTTTAATATAGATTCTGAATTTTTTGTATCCTATATCGAAAAATTATCAGCTGTTTCGGATATTAATATCTTAAGTTTCCACCAACTTTGTCAGGCGTTAGCAAAACGTATGGATCATTTTGCTGCACATGGCTGTAAAGTTTCTGATCACGCCTTAGATACGGTGGTTTATGAAGAAGCGACAGAAAAAGAATTAGATGCAATTTTAACTAAACGACTAACTGGAGCAAATCTAACTTCGAAAGAAGTCGCTCAATTCAAGACTGCGGTTATCATTTATTTAGGCAGCGAATACAACAAACGTGGATGGGTTCAGCAATATCATATTGGCGCTTTACGTAATAACAATTCAAGAATGTTTAATCTAATGGGACCTGATGTTGGTTTTGATTCTATTAATGACTCACCTATTGCTCAACCATTATCCCGACTATTAGATGCACAAGCTAAACAAAATGCTCTACCTAAAACAATTCTCTATTGCTTAAATCCATCTGATAATGAGATTTTGGGTACGATGATAGGTAATTTCCAAGGAGAAGGAATACAAGGCAAAATGCAATTTGGTTCAGGCTGGTGGTTTAACGATCAAAAAGACGGCATGATTCGCCAAATGACTCAACTGGCTCAACTTGGTTTATTAAGTCGTTTTGTTGGAATGTTAACCGATAGCCGCAGTTTCCTTTCTTATACTCGTCATGAATATTTTAGACGCATTTTATGTCGTATGATTGGTCGTTGGGTAGAAGATGGTGAAGCACCTCGTGATATCGAGTTATTAGGTCAAATGGTCAAAAATATTAGTTTTGATAATGCGAAAAACTATTT